A stretch of Lathyrus oleraceus cultivar Zhongwan6 chromosome 6, CAAS_Psat_ZW6_1.0, whole genome shotgun sequence DNA encodes these proteins:
- the LOC127095905 gene encoding uncharacterized protein LOC127095905, with protein sequence MAEPQERLLGNYGGANAPLDHLTIVNQLVNFPKFQLHPTTIRHLEKRPFTGKINEYANKHLQRFLTMSITLKIEGHTEEAKKLRMFPFTLVEDAKKWFYSLPAGSITTWEQMEINFLNEYFLAFVYIRKRYDVVNFKQKEGESLGDAYKRFKSSGNFTTTTSIKKIIEAIAANEHLELYDRSVSKPEGVIDLKLANRDVKIEEQVDAEVERRLKAMNIGTKKVAQVQPVQAVNCEICGGPHFAMQCVATAQQIEEISFLKQNNPYSKTYNPGWKNHPNFSWKDQKGNVQKQVQNLRHHENVNIVTTRSQKVAKYEEEKETNHDHVIEVDLEVRENKKEPEEVIPPVNPTENKNKNEAKSVIKLPYPQRVIKKYPKEKNFEKFITMFKKLEINMPLFEALEQMPMYQKFMKEVNSKKEPIGDGSVTFNENCSAIASGRRIPIKQKDPGSVLVSCTIKDKTFKKVLIDSGASVSLTPLSIYQRLGIGKVNDPWTNLKFADHSINNAYGIAEDINVTIEEFSFPVDFVIMDMPEDEETPIILGRPFMQTSQCNFDIEHGTLTLKVYNDEIILNMLENRKQKAENENHYQVGMIMTNVKGQSNMPTSEKVSRRPSQMVSPPLATLSEKTHISIPKPMRKKRKQYQGKDMEV encoded by the exons ATGGCTGAACCGCAAGAAAGACTTCTTGGGAATTATGGAGGAGCAAACGCCCCATTGGATCATTTGACTATAGTGAATCAACTAGTGAACTTTCCAAAATTTCAGTTGCACCCAACAACCATCCGTCATCTTGAAAAAAGGCCTTTTACAGGAAAAATAAATGAATATGCAAATAAACATCTGCAAAGGTTTCTTACTATGAGCATTACTTTGAAGATTGAGGGGCACACCGAAGAAGCAAAAAAATtgagaatgttcccgttcactcTAGTTGAAGACGCCAAAAAATGGTTTTACTCATTACCAGCTGGAAGTATTACTACTTGGGAACAGATGGAAATAAATTTTCTGAATGAGTATTTTCTTGCTTTTGTTTATATTCGAAAAAGATATGATGTTGTGAATTTTAAGCAGAAGGAAGGGGAATCACTGGGTGATGCTTACAAGAGATTTAAAAG CTCAGGAAACTTTACAACAACCACTAGTATCAAGAAGATTATAGAAGCCATTGCTGCAAATGAACATCTAGAGTTATATGACCGAAGTGTGAGTAAACCAGAAGGTGTGATTGATTTGAAACTTGCAAATCGGGATGTGAAGATCGAAGAACAAGTTGATGCTGAAGTTGAGAGAAGACTTAAggctatgaatataggtactaAAAAAGTAGCCCAAGTTCAACCTGTTCAAGCTGTTAATTGTGAGATCTGTGGGGGGCCGCATTTTGCCATGCAGTGTGTTGCAACCGCgcaacaaattgaagagataagTTTTTTGAAGCAGAACAACCCTTATTCTAAAACTTATAATCCAGGATGGAAGAACCATCCAAatttctcctggaaagatcagaaaGGGAATGTTCAAAAGCAGG TACAAAATCTGAGACATCATGAGAATGTTAATATTGTCACAACAAGAAGTCAAAAAGTTGCTAAATATGAAGAAGAGAAGGAAACAAATCATGACCATGTCATAGAGGTAGATCTGGAAGTGAGGGAGAATAAAAAAGAACCAGAAGAAGTTATACCACCCGTAAATCCaactgaaaataaaaataaaaatgaggCTAAATCGGTGATTAAGTTACCTTACCCTCAGAGAGTGATAAAGAAGTATCCAAAAGAGAAAAACTTTGAGAAATTCATCACAATGTTCAAAAAGTTAGAGATCAATATGCCTTTGTTTGAAGCACTGGAGCAAATGCCCATGTACCAAAAATTTATGAAAGAGGTAAATTCTAAAAAGGAACCCATAGGAGATGGGTCGGTAACCTTTAATGAAAACTGTAGTGCAATAGCATCAGGTAGGAGAATCCCAATCAAGCAGAAGGATCCTGGATCTGTCTTAGTCTCATGCACTATAAAAGACAAAACTTTCAAGAAGGTACTAATCGATTCAGGAGCCAGTGTGAGTCTAACGCCATTGTCAATCTATCAAAGGCTTGGTATTGGAAAAGTCAATGATCCATGGACAAATCTGAAATTTGCAGATCATTCCATAAATAATGCATATGGGATAGCGGAAGACATAAATGTGACAATAGAGGAATTTAGCtttcctgttgattttgtgaTCATGGACATGCCTGAGGATGAAGAGACACCTATCATTCTAGGTCGACCATTCATGCAGACAAGTCAATGCAATTTTGACATAGAACATGGTACACTGACTTTAAAAGTTTATAATGATGAAATAATCTTGAATATGCTTGAAAACAGGAAGCAAAAGGCAGAAAATGAAAATCACTACCAAGTAGGCATGATCATGACAAATGTGAAAGGACAAAGTAACATGCCAACATCTGAAAAAGTATCAAGAAGGCCATCTCAAATGGTATCACCTCCATTAGCAACCCTGAGCGAAAAAACTCATATTTCCATTCCAAAGCCCATGAGAAAGAAGAGAAAGCAATATCAAGGTAAGGATATGGAAGTTTGA